The Flexistipes sp. genomic interval TGAGGCAAACTCAGATTCTTTTATAAACTTCAGTTTGTAAGATAAATATGATTTGTCAAACATTTCAAACAATACTGTAAAAATAAAAAACATTATTGCAACAAAAATATAAAAACTGTGTTCACCATAAATGGTAATGCCAAGAAATTTAAGCTTATTGATGTCCAAAAAGCCGGAAGGTCCCCCTGTAATAAAAGCCATTTCATTCATCAGTACATAAATGATCATACCAAATCCGAGGGTGGCCATAGCCAGATAATGCCCGTGAAGTTTTAAAGTGGGGTATCCCACTATGAAAGCAGTAAGGGCACTGAATAAGCTTGCCAGAAAAATTGCAAGCACAGGATTAATACCGAAAGAAGCGGCGACAATGACGGCAAAATAGGCACCGATTCCGTAAAAAGCAGCCTGACCAAGAGAAATAATCCCCGTATATCCCAAAAGTAAGTTAAAACATGAGGCGTTTATAGCATTGAACATCCCGAAGATAACAATACTTAAATAATATTCATTTTTTATCAGCAACTTTGCAGCAATCAAAACCACCAAAATAAATATTAAAAAAGGGTAGTTTATCTTTCTCATAAACGCTCAGCCTTCTTTTTCCCGAACAAGCCTTTCGGTCTCAAAAACAAAACCGCAAGAATTACCAGAAAAGCGAATGCATCTTTATACCCTGATGGAAACACAGAGGCGAAAAAACCTTCAAAGATACCAAGCAAAAGGCCTCCGGCTACACCGCCCCAGAAGCTGCCCAGTCCGCCCAGAATGGCTGCGGCAAATCCTTTCAACCCTGTCATGATACCGTCTGTGTAAGTCACATAGGTGATAGGGGTGGTAACGATTCCAGCTATAACACCGAGAAGTGCTGCAATTGCAAAGGCAAGCATCCTTATTTTACTGACATCCACACCGCATATCCCTGCGGCAATTTTATCATCGTAGCAGGCTCTGAAAGCTTTCCCCAAAGACGACCTTTTAAAAAACAGTGAAAGACTAAAGGCCGTAATTAGTGAAACTATTATAACGAGCAGGCTGTTAGATGTAAGGGTACCTGCGGGTAACTCCAGTATTTTATAGGGCACATAAGCATCAACGCTTAATGAGTTTCTCCCCCATATAACCATTCCCAGTCCTCTTAAGATGATTGAGGC includes:
- a CDS encoding branched-chain amino acid ABC transporter permease → MRKINYPFLIFILVVLIAAKLLIKNEYYLSIVIFGMFNAINASCFNLLLGYTGIISLGQAAFYGIGAYFAVIVAASFGINPVLAIFLASLFSALTAFIVGYPTLKLHGHYLAMATLGFGMIIYVLMNEMAFITGGPSGFLDINKLKFLGITIYGEHSFYIFVAIMFFIFTVLFEMFDKSYLSYKLKFIKESEFASKSFGINIFKTKLLVFSIAAGITAFNGGIYAYYSGFISPVSFNFSYSIKLLTMAIVGGLGTVPGGIIGAAVLTALPEFMASIEDYEMILYGCFLAITIIFLPGGLTGLIKRILNKNAAD
- a CDS encoding branched-chain amino acid ABC transporter permease, which gives rise to MQFFYSGITSGSIFALVALGFNIIYNTTGIINFAQGEFVMIGGMLIYTLLSIYGLPFLIAAPLALMAALILGAIFERVFIKSVRSPNEIKLITITIAASIILRGLGMVIWGRNSLSVDAYVPYKILELPAGTLTSNSLLVIIVSLITAFSLSLFFKRSSLGKAFRACYDDKIAAGICGVDVSKIRMLAFAIAALLGVIAGIVTTPITYVTYTDGIMTGLKGFAAAILGGLGSFWGGVAGGLLLGIFEGFFASVFPSGYKDAFAFLVILAVLFLRPKGLFGKKKAERL